The window CGGTCCAGATCTGCGCATCGATGGGCAGCAAATAGCTCTGCCGCGCGGACTGGATGCCGAAGCCGCTGAAGAACACCAGTGCCACCGACCCCGGCTTGATCTTGCCGTAGAGCTTGTCGAAGGCGCGGCGCATGCCGTCGCCAGTCAGGTTCTCACCGGTTTCCACGGAAAAGCCGTCGCGCTTGAGCTCGTCGGCGACGTCGCGCGCGTCGTTGAGCGGTTCCTTCAGGGGAGCGTCGGCGTCCGGATATTTGGCGTTGCCGATCACAAGCGCAAAGCGATCGCCGGCCGCAATCGACGGAGCGGTCGGGATGAGCGACACGAGCAAGGACAGAACGAAAAGCAGGCGAATTTTCATAATTAGCGCGATCCAGCCAAAAAGGCGCCGTTTCCAGCTTGCGCCGCGGCGACCTTAACTTACGCAATGTGCATTATCAAACCGGGGAAGGGGGGCGTCAACCGCTTGCGGATTCGGCGCGATCGCGACAATTGACCGCGACGCATGGGCATGTTGCGGGGGAATAAACGGGCGGTCACGATTGCACGCGATGCATTCTGGTTGTCATTGCGGCTGCACGTTAGGGCAGCCATGGCGACAACAATGTGATTGGTCTCACATTGCGGACGGGCCTCCTTCGCAACCTCAGGTGTTTGACCTTTGCGGTGGACGATGGCTTGTTGCGATCAATCGCCCCTGAAGGTGCATCCACAAAAGAGCAAGATCAAAATCATGGGAAACGCCTACGAAATCTACGCCCTGCGCTATGCGACGATGTCACCGCGCACCCCCAACATGAACTTTCTCGCGCCCGACCCGCATGACAGCGCGGCGCAGGACCTCGACTATTTCGTCTGGCTGATTCGCGGCAACGGCCGCGACATCCTGGTCGATACCGGCTTCAATGCCGAGGAAGCGTCCGCGCGGGCCCGCAAGCTGACGCTCAATCCGGTCGACGCGCTGGAGCGCTTTGGTGTCGCGGCAGCGGGCATTCGCGATATCATCGTGACGCATCTGCATTACGACCACGCCGGCAACCTGGACCGCTTCCCGAACGCGCGCTTCCATCTCCAGGAGCGGGAGATGGCCTACGCGACGGGGCGCTGCATGTGCAACGGACTGCTGCGACATCCGTTCTCGGTCGAGCACGTCACGCAGATGGTCCGCCATGTCTATGGCGAGCGCGTCAATTTCTATTCCGGCGACGGCGAGGTCGCGCCCGGCGTCACCGTGCACCGCGTCGGCGGCCATTCGGATGGCTTGCAGGTGGTGAGGGTCGAGACCGCCCGCGGACCGGTGGTGCTCGCGTCCGATGCCGCGCATTATTACGCCAATCTCCAGCGCAGAAGCCCATTCCCGATCGTCTACAATGTCGGCGACATGGCGGTTGGCTGGGAGACGATCGAGCGTCTCGCCGGCCATCCTGACCGGTTCATTCCCGGCCACGATCCGATCGTGACCGAGATCTATCCGCGCGCCAGCGACGACGGCGATGTCTGGGCCCTGCATTTGCCGCCGTCGCGATCGTTTGCGAAGTGATCAATACGCCTGCTTGGCGTCGGCCTCTTCACTGGTCTGGATCAGGTCGAGGCTCTGTTCGATCTTGCCGAGCAGCGTCGATAGCTGTTTGCGCTCCTGCGCAGAGAGGCAGGCGAGGATCTCGTCTTCCCGCCGCAGCAATTGCGGAAACAGCTCCTCGTAGAGCGTGCGGCCTTTCCTCGTCAGTCGCAGGCGGAATTCGCGGCGGTCGGCTTCGTTCTCGACGCGCTCGATCAAACTCTGGTGCAGCAACATGGTCACCGCGCGGCTGATGGTGGATTTGTGCGTGCGGGTGCATTGCGCGACGTACTGCGCGCTGCAGGCATCGTTGCGGAAGCCGAGCGTCGCGATCACGCGCCAGGCCGGGATGTCGAGGCCGTGACGTTCCTGATATTCGACCGAAAGCGCGGCGCTGACCTCCGCCGCGAGCCGGTTGAGGCGGAACGGCACGAACCTGAACAGGTCCAGCCGTGTTTTGGGCCGCGCTGAGGCCTCATCGGCCTCGTGTGTCTTCAGCGCGATGTCGCTGGATGTCCTCGCCAAGGAGAGCGCTCCGAATTCCAGTTGACGGCCGGCCGGCTCCGGTCCAAAATAGTTGCACGTGAGACTATCTAGCAGATCAGGCCTCTCCTGACCAGAGCCGAGGTTAGCGCATGGCGCAGGCCAATACGCATCAGGCCAAAACCCAGTTCGGCTATCGCCGCCACCCCGATCAGGATCGTCCCGGGCAGGGCGCGGCCGAGCATCCCGTGGTGATCGTCGGCGCGGGCCCGGTCGGGCTATCACTGGCGATCGACCTTGCCCAGCGCGGCCAGCACGTCGTCCTTCTGGATGATGCCGACCGCATCGGCGAGGGCTCCCGCGCAATCTGCTTCTCGAAACGGTCGCTGGAATATTGGGACCGGCTCGGCGTCGGCGACCGCATGGTCGACAAGGGCGTGGTCTGGAGCGTCGGCCGCATCTTCCACGGCGAGCAGCAGCTCTACCAGTTCAATCTGCTGCCGGAGGACGGTCACAAGCGGCCGGCCTTCGTCAACCTCCAGCAATATTACGCCGAAGCCTATCTGGTCGACCGCATCAGCGAGCTGTCCGAAATCAATCTGCGCTGGCGCAACAAGGTGACGGCGCTGGAGCGCCGCAACGATTCCGTCGCGCTGACGATCGAGACGCCGGAGGGCGCCTATCGCCTGCACGCGCAATATGTCGTCGCCTGCGACGGCGCGCGCTCGTCGCTGCGGCAGATGGTCGGCGCCGACTTCGCCGGACAGGTGTTCGAAGACCAGTTCCTGATCGCCGACGTCAAGATGACCGCGGAATTCCCGACCGAGCGCTGGTTCTGGTTCGATCCGCCGTTTCATGCGGGACGTTCGGCGCTGTTGCACCGACAGCCTGACGATGTCTGGCGCATCGACCTTCAGCTCAATCGCTATGCCGACCCGATCGTCGAGAAGAAGCCGGAGAACGTGCGGCCGCGGATTGTGCGCATGCTCGGCCACGACAAGTTCGAATTCGAGTGGATCTCGCTCTACAAATTCCAGTGCCGGCGGATGGACCGCTTCGTCCATGGCCGCGTGATTTTTGCAGGCGATTCCGCGCACCAGGTCTCGCCGTTCGGCGCGCGCGGCGCCAATTCGGGACTCGAGGACGCCGAAAATCTCTCCTGGAAGCTCGACCGCGTCCTGCGCGGCGCCTCACCCGCGAGCCTGCTCGAGAGCTATCATGTCGAGCGCAGCGGGGCAGCCGACGAGAATATCCGCGAATCCACCCGCTCGACCGATTTCATGGCGCCGAATTCGCATCAGGAGGCGCGGCTGCGCAAGGCGGTGCTGTCGCTGGCCAAGGAAACGGAGTTCGGCAAGCGCATGGTCAATGGCGGGCGGCTCTCGGTGCCCTGTAGCTATGACTCGCCGCTGTCATCGCCCGATGCAGATGCGTGGCGCGGTGGACCGCTGCCGGGTTGTTCGATGCTCGATGCCCCCGTTGCGACACGCGCGGGCGAGCAAGCCTATTTGACCGATGCGTTCCGCAAGGGTGGAACGGATTTCACCTTGCTGTCGTTCAGCAACGGCGCGGCGATTGAGGCGCCTGAAGGCGTGAAGGATATTCGTATCGGCAGTGAGGATGGCCTCGCAGATCCGGCGGGGCTCACCGCAAAGCGCTATGATGCGGAACCAGGCTCAGCCTACCTGCTCAGGCCGGACGGCTACGTTGCGGCGCGCTTCCGCCACCCCACGCGCGCTGGCGTTGCGGCAGCGCTGTCGCGCGCGCAGGGCTTGAATTGAGGATTGGCTTGAATTGAGGATTGGCTTGAATTGAGGATTCGCATGCCGCTCTCGACCAGCTCCAACTTCGCGCGGCCCGACGATGCCTTTCGCGCCATCGTGGAGGCGCATCGTGGCTTCACCGACGAGCAAAGCGCCGACTTTGACGCGGCGCTGGTGCTGATTCTCGCCAACCATATCGGCGATATCGACGTGCTGCGGGAGGCCATCCTGCTCGCCAAGCGGCGCATGATCGACGGCCAGCAACAGCAACAGCAACAATAATGTCCAAAGGAACGAACTGATGGCGAAGAACTTCGCATCCACCGGCGACCTCTCGGAGAAGAAGATCACCTTCTCGGAGATCGGCACCGATCTCTACGCCTTCACCGCGGAGGGCGATCCGAACACCGCGATCATCGTCGGCGACGACGGTTGCCTGGTGTTCGACGCGCAGTCGACGCCGGCGATGGCCAACAAGGTGATCGAGCGCGTCCGCACCGTCACCGACAAGCCGATCAAATATGTCGTGCTGTCGCATTATCACGCCGTGCGCGTGCTCGGTGCCTCCGCCTACAAGGCGCAGGGCATCGTCGCCTCGCAGGAGACCTATCGCCTGATCGAGGAGCGTGGCCAGCAGGATTGGGATTCCGAGTATGGCCGCTTTCCGCGCCTTTTTCAGGACGCATCGAGCATTCCCGGCCTGACCTGGCCGACGCTGACCTTCGAAGGCGAGATGTCGATCTATCTCGGCAAGCGCGAGGTGCGCCTGATGCAGCTCGGTGCCGGCCACACCTCCGGCGACATCGTCGCCTGGGTGCCCGATGCCGAGGTGATGTTCTCCGGCGACCTGATCGAATACCACTCGGCCTGCTATTGCGGCGACGCGCATTTGCGCGAATGGCCGCTGACGCTGAACGAGATCCGCAACTTCAATCCAAAGGCGATCGCGCCGGGCCGCGGCGATGCGTTGAAGGGTGTCGCCACGGTGCGCGAAGCCATCGCGATGACGCGCGACTTCGTCACCTCGCTCTATGGCGCCGCTGAAATCTCGGTCGCCAGGGGCCGCACGCTGAAGGAATCGATGGCCGCGACGCGCGAGGTCATGGATCCGAAATTTTCGAGCTTCGCCATCTACGAGCACTGTCTGCCGTTCAACGTGTCGCGTGCCTACGACGAGGCGTCGGGAATCGACGACCCCGTGATCTGGACCGACAAGCGCGACCAGGAGATGTGGGCCGCCCTGCAAGGAGGAGGATCATCATGAACATCAATACCTCGCCCGATCAGATCATTCGCAGCACAGCCCAGGTCACACCGGGCTACATGTCCGGCTTCGGCAACAGCTTTGAGACCGAGGCGCTGCCCGGCGCGCTGCCGATCGGACGCAACTCGCCGCAGCGCTGTGCCTACGGGCTCTATGCCGAGCAGCTCTCCGGCTCGCCCTTCACGGCGCCGCGCGGCAGCAATGAGCGCTCATGGCTCTATCGCATTCGCCCGTCGGTGAAGCATTCGGGACGCTTTATCCAGGCCGATGCCCGGCTGTGGCGCACTGCGCCGTGCCATGAGCAGGAGATCATGATCGAGCAGCTGCGCTGGGATCCGGCGCCGATCCCAAAGGAGGACATGACGTTCCTTCAGGGCGTGCAGACCATGACGACCGCCGGCGACGTCAACACCCAGGCCGGCATGGCCGCCCATGTCTATCTCATCACCAAGTCGATGGTGGACCAGCACTTCTACAATGCCGACGGCGAGCTGATGTTCGTGCTGCAGCAGGGCAATCTTCGCCTCGTCACCGAGTTCGGTCGCATCGATGCCGAGCCCGGCGAGATCGCGGTCATCCCGCGCGGCGTCAAGTTCCGGGTGGAGATTCCGAACGGGCCGGCGCGCGGCTATCTCTGCGAAAACTACGGCGGCGCCTTCACGCTGCCGGAGCGCGGGCCGATCGGCGCCAATTGCCTTGCCAATGCCCGCGACTTCCTGACGCCCGTCGCTCACTACGAGGACAAGGACACCCCGACCGAGCTGTTCGTGAAATGGGGCGGATCGTTGTTCAAGACGCAGTTGCCGCACTCGCCGATCGACGTCGTCGCCTGGCACGGCAATTATGCGCCGTACAAATATGATCTGCGCAGCTTCTCGCCGGTCGGCGCGATCGGCTTCGATCATCCCGATCCCTCGATCTTCACCGTGCTGACCTCGCCGTCGGAGACGGCAGGCACGGCGAATATCGATTTCGTGATCTTCCCCGAGCGCTGGATGGTCGCCGACAACACCTTCCGCCCGCCGTGGTATCACATGAACATAATGAGCGAGTTCATGGGCCTGATCTACGGCGTCTATGACGCCAAGCCGCAAGGTTTCGTGCCGGGCGGCATCAGCCTGCACAATTGCATGCTGCCGCACGGGCCCGATCGCGACGCCTTCGAGCACGCCAGCAATGGCGAGCTGAAGCCGGTCAAGCTGACCGGCACCATGGCCTTCATGTTCGAGACCCGCTACGCGCAGCGCGTCACCGCACACGCCGCGAATTCCGCGACGTTGCAGGACGATTACGCGGATTGCTGGAAGGGCCTGGAAAAGCGGTTCGATCCGAGCAAGCCGTGACGTTCTTCCCCTCTCCCCCTTGCGGGAGAGGGTGGATCGCCGCATTGCGGCGAGACGGGTGAGGGGTCTGTCTCCGCACATGAGCCTCTCGCAGTATCAATTGTCGATGCAACCCCTCATCCGGCGCTTCGCGCCACCTTCTCCCACAAGGGGAGAAGGAAAAAGGACTGGCGAAAAGTGACAACCCACCCCAACGACCCCAGCCTCCGCTCCTTCATCGACGTCGATCCCGCCTCCGACTTCTCGATCCAGAACCTGCCTTACGGCGTGTTCTCGACCGCGGCCAATCCGACGCCGCGCGTCGGCGTGGCGATCGGCAGCTACGTGCTCGATCTCTGGGAGATCGAGCAGGATTCGCGGCTCGACGTCGGCCCGCTCGGCGTGTTCTCGACGCCGTCGCTCAATGCTTTCATGGCGCTGGGGCCAAAGGTCTGGGCGAAGACGCGGGCGCGGATCAGCGAGCTGCTGCGCCACGATCATCCAGAACTGCGCGACAACGAGGAGCTGCGCAAGCAGGCTCTGGTACCGATGCGCGATGCGAAACTGCATCTGCCGTTCGCGGTCTCAGGCTACACCGATTTCTATTCGTCGAAGGAGCACGCCACCAATGTCGGCGTGATGTTCCGTGGCAAGGACAACGCGCTGCAGCCGAACTGGCTTCATATGCCGATCGCCTACAACGGCCGTGCCTCGACCGTCGTGGTCTCCGGCACCAAGGTGAAGCGGCCGCGCGGGCAGCTCAAGCCGCCGAATGTGGAGGCGCCGAGCTTCGGACCGTGCAAACGGCTCGATTTCGAGCTGGAGATGGGCGTCGTGGTCGGCCAGCCCTCAGCCATGGGCGGCATGCTCACGGAGCAGCAAGCCGAGGAGATGATCTTCGGTTTTGTGCTGCTCAACGACTGGAGCGCGCGCGACATCCAGCAATGGGAATATGTGCCGCTTGGCCCGTTCCTCGCCAAGGCGTTCGCGACCTCGATCAGCCCGTGGGTGGTGACGCGCGAGGCGCTGGAGCCGTTTCGCCTGAGCGGGCCGGCGCAGGAGCCGGTGCCGCTCGACTACCTCAAGCAGGGCAAGCCGCAGAACTACGATCTCGAGCTCGACGTCTCCTTGCGTGCCGCCGGAGCCAACGCGCCAGCCGGTATCAGCCGTACCAATTTCAAGTATATGTACTGGTCGTCGGTGCAGCAGCTGATGCACCACGCCTCCTCCGGCTGCGCCATGAATGTCGGAGATCTCCTGGGCAGCGGTACGATCTCCGGCCCAGAGAAGAACCAGCGCGGCAGCCTGCTGGAGATCAGCTGGAACGGCACTGAGCCGGTCGAATTGCCCGGCGGCATCAAGCGGTCATTCCTGGAAGACGGCGACAGCCTCGTCATGCGCGGCTGGTGCCAGGGCCAGGGCTATCGCGTCGGTTTTGGTGAGGTCGAGGGGACGATTTTGGCGGCGGAGTAGGGCCGAGCTCTCGCCATATTCTCCGTCATTGCGAGGAGCCCTTGCGACGAAGCAATCCAGACTGCTTCCTCGGAGACAGTCTGGAGTGCTTCGCTTCGCTCGCAATGACGGCGGGGAGACAGCTCACCGCTTCTCCGGCGCGACATCGCGTATCCTCGCGCAATGCGCCGCGACGTCCTCCAGGCTGTACTTCAGATGCACCCGCTTGTCCGACGGCGCCTGCTTGGTCGTGCACACGCCCGGTCGCCATTCCCGCGTTGGCCTGATCGGGCGCGGCGCAAAAGCGCCGCCGCAGTTCGGGCAGACGTTGGAGAGTTTCGTCTCCACGCAGTCCGCACAGAACGTGCATTCATAGGAGCAGATCCGCGCATCGGTTGCGTTTGGCGGCAGGTCGCGGTCGCAATATTCGCAGTTCGGTCGAAGCTGGAGGGCCATGGCTCAGTCTCCGCAGATTTGGCGGCGATCATCGCAGATCGCGCGCGCAGCGCGAATGCCGGATTTCCCTCGATTTCAGCCGGGTTTGATTTCTTTCAGCGGCAGACGCGTGCTTTCCTTCAGCCTGTCGAGCACGATCGATGAGCGCACATGCGCCACGCTCTGGTGCGGCATCAGCACGTCGTT of the Bradyrhizobium sp. WSM1417 genome contains:
- a CDS encoding N-acyl homoserine lactonase family protein codes for the protein MGNAYEIYALRYATMSPRTPNMNFLAPDPHDSAAQDLDYFVWLIRGNGRDILVDTGFNAEEASARARKLTLNPVDALERFGVAAAGIRDIIVTHLHYDHAGNLDRFPNARFHLQEREMAYATGRCMCNGLLRHPFSVEHVTQMVRHVYGERVNFYSGDGEVAPGVTVHRVGGHSDGLQVVRVETARGPVVLASDAAHYYANLQRRSPFPIVYNVGDMAVGWETIERLAGHPDRFIPGHDPIVTEIYPRASDDGDVWALHLPPSRSFAK
- a CDS encoding MarR family winged helix-turn-helix transcriptional regulator: MARTSSDIALKTHEADEASARPKTRLDLFRFVPFRLNRLAAEVSAALSVEYQERHGLDIPAWRVIATLGFRNDACSAQYVAQCTRTHKSTISRAVTMLLHQSLIERVENEADRREFRLRLTRKGRTLYEELFPQLLRREDEILACLSAQERKQLSTLLGKIEQSLDLIQTSEEADAKQAY
- a CDS encoding FAD-dependent oxidoreductase, which translates into the protein MAQANTHQAKTQFGYRRHPDQDRPGQGAAEHPVVIVGAGPVGLSLAIDLAQRGQHVVLLDDADRIGEGSRAICFSKRSLEYWDRLGVGDRMVDKGVVWSVGRIFHGEQQLYQFNLLPEDGHKRPAFVNLQQYYAEAYLVDRISELSEINLRWRNKVTALERRNDSVALTIETPEGAYRLHAQYVVACDGARSSLRQMVGADFAGQVFEDQFLIADVKMTAEFPTERWFWFDPPFHAGRSALLHRQPDDVWRIDLQLNRYADPIVEKKPENVRPRIVRMLGHDKFEFEWISLYKFQCRRMDRFVHGRVIFAGDSAHQVSPFGARGANSGLEDAENLSWKLDRVLRGASPASLLESYHVERSGAADENIRESTRSTDFMAPNSHQEARLRKAVLSLAKETEFGKRMVNGGRLSVPCSYDSPLSSPDADAWRGGPLPGCSMLDAPVATRAGEQAYLTDAFRKGGTDFTLLSFSNGAAIEAPEGVKDIRIGSEDGLADPAGLTAKRYDAEPGSAYLLRPDGYVAARFRHPTRAGVAAALSRAQGLN
- a CDS encoding DUF2783 domain-containing protein; translated protein: MPLSTSSNFARPDDAFRAIVEAHRGFTDEQSADFDAALVLILANHIGDIDVLREAILLAKRRMIDGQQQQQQQ
- a CDS encoding MBL fold metallo-hydrolase, which produces MAKNFASTGDLSEKKITFSEIGTDLYAFTAEGDPNTAIIVGDDGCLVFDAQSTPAMANKVIERVRTVTDKPIKYVVLSHYHAVRVLGASAYKAQGIVASQETYRLIEERGQQDWDSEYGRFPRLFQDASSIPGLTWPTLTFEGEMSIYLGKREVRLMQLGAGHTSGDIVAWVPDAEVMFSGDLIEYHSACYCGDAHLREWPLTLNEIRNFNPKAIAPGRGDALKGVATVREAIAMTRDFVTSLYGAAEISVARGRTLKESMAATREVMDPKFSSFAIYEHCLPFNVSRAYDEASGIDDPVIWTDKRDQEMWAALQGGGSS
- the hmgA gene encoding homogentisate 1,2-dioxygenase, which gives rise to MNINTSPDQIIRSTAQVTPGYMSGFGNSFETEALPGALPIGRNSPQRCAYGLYAEQLSGSPFTAPRGSNERSWLYRIRPSVKHSGRFIQADARLWRTAPCHEQEIMIEQLRWDPAPIPKEDMTFLQGVQTMTTAGDVNTQAGMAAHVYLITKSMVDQHFYNADGELMFVLQQGNLRLVTEFGRIDAEPGEIAVIPRGVKFRVEIPNGPARGYLCENYGGAFTLPERGPIGANCLANARDFLTPVAHYEDKDTPTELFVKWGGSLFKTQLPHSPIDVVAWHGNYAPYKYDLRSFSPVGAIGFDHPDPSIFTVLTSPSETAGTANIDFVIFPERWMVADNTFRPPWYHMNIMSEFMGLIYGVYDAKPQGFVPGGISLHNCMLPHGPDRDAFEHASNGELKPVKLTGTMAFMFETRYAQRVTAHAANSATLQDDYADCWKGLEKRFDPSKP
- the fahA gene encoding fumarylacetoacetase yields the protein MTTHPNDPSLRSFIDVDPASDFSIQNLPYGVFSTAANPTPRVGVAIGSYVLDLWEIEQDSRLDVGPLGVFSTPSLNAFMALGPKVWAKTRARISELLRHDHPELRDNEELRKQALVPMRDAKLHLPFAVSGYTDFYSSKEHATNVGVMFRGKDNALQPNWLHMPIAYNGRASTVVVSGTKVKRPRGQLKPPNVEAPSFGPCKRLDFELEMGVVVGQPSAMGGMLTEQQAEEMIFGFVLLNDWSARDIQQWEYVPLGPFLAKAFATSISPWVVTREALEPFRLSGPAQEPVPLDYLKQGKPQNYDLELDVSLRAAGANAPAGISRTNFKYMYWSSVQQLMHHASSGCAMNVGDLLGSGTISGPEKNQRGSLLEISWNGTEPVELPGGIKRSFLEDGDSLVMRGWCQGQGYRVGFGEVEGTILAAE
- a CDS encoding DUF1272 domain-containing protein, with protein sequence MALQLRPNCEYCDRDLPPNATDARICSYECTFCADCVETKLSNVCPNCGGAFAPRPIRPTREWRPGVCTTKQAPSDKRVHLKYSLEDVAAHCARIRDVAPEKR